A single genomic interval of Eleutherodactylus coqui strain aEleCoq1 chromosome 3, aEleCoq1.hap1, whole genome shotgun sequence harbors:
- the LOC136620133 gene encoding translation initiation factor IF-2, mitochondrial-like yields MGEPVLGSQILQILIPLPSGCSLLVARETDHRGGDVDGSVEAILDVLDTYDADDTCELDLVHFGVGDISEGDVALAKTFNASIYGFNVNASKSIQDIATKGEVPIKLHKVIYQLFDDLKEELSGRIPELTEETVKGTASVLALFDVTEGKKTLQVAGCRVQKGFLDKKMKFRLIRNNNVLWEGSLTSLKHHKNDVPTVKTGVECGLSLDQDVEIQAGDEIICFEENTVPQKISWDPGF; encoded by the exons atgggggaaccagttttagggtctcag atattgcagatattgattcctctgccctctggttgttcaCTGCTTGTTGCCCGGGAAACTGACCATAGAGGAG GTGATGTTGATGGGTCAGTTGAAGCTATTCTTGATGTATTGGACACATATGATGCAGATGACACCTGTGAACTGGATTTGGTCCATTTTGGAGTTGGGGACATCAGTGAGGGTGATGTTGCTCTTGCAAAAACATTTAACG CTTCCATATACGGATTCAATGTTAATGCTAGCAAATCCATTCAAGACATTGCTACCAAGGGTGAAGTCCCAATCAAACTTCACAAGGTCATCTACCAACTCTTTGATGATTTGAAAGAAGAACTCAGTGGTAGAATACCAGAATTAACCGAAGAGACTGTGaaag GTACGGCTTCTGTTCTGGCTTTATTTGATGTCACCGAAGGAAAGAAGACTCTGCAGGTGGCGGGCTGCCGGGTGCAGAAGGGCTTTCTAGATAAGAAAATGAAGTTTAGGTTAATCCGTAACAACAATGTTCTGTGGGAAG GATCATTAACGTCTCTGAAGCACCACAAGAATGATGTGCCTACAGTAAAAACAGGGGTGGAGTGTGGCCTGAGTCTGGATCAAGATGTGGAGATTCAAGCTGGAGATGAAATAATATGCTTTGAAGAAAACACAGTACCTCAGAAAATCTCATGGGATCCCGGCTTCTAA